The following are encoded in a window of Nocardioides houyundeii genomic DNA:
- a CDS encoding FecCD family ABC transporter permease encodes MLARPGAETARPTGDPALVRRVRRGTRRRTRLVVGGLAVALLLALAARVLLGDYTVTIPDFLRILGGQEIPGASFIVMESKLPRALLGAMVGAAFGLGGAIFQATLRNPLASPDILGISVGASAAALVAIIELDLAGLAVSGFAVVGAIGVALVIRLVAGDIGGNRLVLIGVGLAAALLSVIHYLFTRADVYDAHVALRWLTGSVSSADWPTIRLLAAALVVVVPVVAWLARSLPVTELGPDTATALGVDRWRSEALLLGAVVLVALAVAASGPVAFVAFLAGPIARVLNAGRTCLTGAALVGAVLVVGGDYVADYLIADVNFPVGVVTGACGAPFLLWLIASGRTGRRGA; translated from the coding sequence ATGCTGGCGCGCCCGGGGGCCGAGACGGCCCGCCCGACCGGGGACCCCGCGCTGGTACGACGGGTGCGGCGCGGCACCCGCCGCCGTACCCGGCTGGTGGTGGGCGGGCTCGCGGTCGCCCTGCTGCTGGCCCTCGCCGCCCGGGTGCTGCTCGGCGACTACACCGTGACCATCCCCGACTTCCTGCGCATCCTGGGCGGGCAGGAGATCCCCGGCGCGAGCTTCATCGTGATGGAGTCCAAGCTGCCCCGGGCGCTGCTCGGGGCGATGGTGGGCGCCGCGTTCGGACTCGGCGGCGCCATCTTCCAGGCGACCCTGCGCAACCCGCTGGCCAGCCCGGACATCCTCGGCATCAGCGTCGGCGCCAGCGCGGCGGCCCTGGTCGCGATCATCGAGCTGGACCTGGCGGGCCTCGCGGTCTCGGGCTTCGCCGTGGTGGGCGCCATCGGCGTCGCGCTGGTGATCCGCCTGGTCGCCGGGGACATCGGCGGCAACCGGCTGGTGCTCATCGGCGTCGGCCTGGCCGCCGCGCTCCTGTCCGTCATCCACTACCTGTTCACCCGCGCCGACGTGTACGACGCCCACGTCGCCCTGCGCTGGCTCACCGGCAGCGTCAGCTCCGCGGACTGGCCCACCATCCGGTTGCTCGCCGCGGCCCTCGTGGTCGTCGTACCGGTGGTGGCGTGGCTGGCGCGCAGCCTGCCCGTCACCGAGCTGGGGCCGGACACCGCGACCGCGCTGGGGGTGGACCGCTGGCGCTCCGAGGCGCTGCTGCTGGGTGCCGTGGTGCTGGTCGCCCTCGCCGTGGCCGCCTCGGGACCGGTCGCGTTCGTGGCCTTCCTGGCCGGACCCATCGCCCGGGTGCTCAACGCCGGGCGCACCTGCCTGACCGGCGCCGCCCTGGTGGGCGCGGTGCTGGTGGTCGGCGGCGACTACGTGGCGGACTACCTGATCGCCGACGTGAACTTCCCCGTCGGCGTCGTCACCGGCGCCTGCGGCGCCCCGTTCCTGCTCTGGCTGATCGCCAGCGGCCGCACCGGAAGGAGAGGCGCATGA
- a CDS encoding ABC transporter ATP-binding protein has protein sequence MSATPLTAPLTTAPTRLATREVSLGYGDRVVVDSLTVQIPDHAVTVIVGANGCGKSTLLRGMARLLRPSAGTVLLDGEAIHRRSTKDVARSLGLLPQNPVAPEGVTVVDLVSRGRNPHRGALRRWSAADDAAVAEALALTSTESVADRLVDELSGGQRQRVWIAMALAQGTDLLLLDEPTTYLDVAHQVEMLDLLADLNQSRGTTIVMVLHDLNLAARYAQHLLAMHEGHVVAEGSPATVVTETVVHDVFGLRCRVIDDPVSHTPLVVPLGRHHH, from the coding sequence ATGAGCGCCACCCCCCTGACCGCCCCCCTGACCACCGCCCCGACCCGTCTGGCCACCCGCGAGGTCTCGCTGGGGTACGGCGACCGCGTGGTCGTGGACTCGCTGACCGTGCAGATCCCGGACCACGCCGTCACGGTCATCGTGGGCGCCAACGGCTGCGGCAAGTCGACGCTGCTGCGGGGAATGGCCCGGCTGCTGCGGCCCTCGGCCGGCACGGTGCTGCTGGACGGCGAGGCGATCCACCGCCGCTCCACCAAGGACGTGGCCCGCAGCCTGGGCCTGTTGCCGCAGAACCCGGTCGCTCCCGAGGGCGTCACCGTCGTCGACCTGGTCTCGCGAGGGCGCAACCCGCACCGCGGTGCCCTGCGCCGCTGGTCGGCAGCCGACGACGCGGCGGTCGCCGAGGCGCTGGCCCTGACCAGCACCGAGTCGGTGGCCGACCGGCTGGTCGACGAGCTCTCCGGTGGTCAGCGCCAGCGGGTGTGGATCGCGATGGCGCTGGCGCAGGGGACCGACCTGCTGCTCCTCGACGAGCCCACGACCTACCTCGACGTGGCGCACCAGGTCGAGATGCTCGACCTGCTCGCCGACCTCAACCAGTCCCGCGGCACCACCATCGTGATGGTCCTGCACGACCTCAACCTGGCCGCCCGCTACGCCCAGCACCTGCTCGCCATGCACGAAGGACACGTCGTCGCCGAGGGCAGCCCGGCCACGGTCGTGACCGAGACGGTCGTCCACGACGTCTTCGGGCTCCGCTGCCGGGTCATCGACGACCCGGTCTCCCACACCCCCTTGGTGGTCCCCCTGGGCCGCCACCACCACTGA
- a CDS encoding siderophore-interacting protein, protein MTVTSPQALPLILDVVEVVDVHRLSPSFVRVELGGACLAEFGTGGPLRDQRFKLVFPGDSGELPDFSGATQSWFASWLDIPAEKRGHMRTYTVREVRGSGPETRIVVDIVLHLGAGEHGPGADWAARAKPGDRLVTLAPRAGQAFGGVEFVPGEATELLLVGDETAVPAIAGILRDLPAGIRGAAFLEVPVAADFLEDVIAPSGIELVWIARDQAPHGEQLHAAVLAHLGTEGQSAAFLAAEPDEIDPDLWETPTYSSSGETIEEIAGAGEAPVLPHAGLYAWIAGESGMVTGLRRALVRGLEIDRRQVAFMGYWRRGVSMRS, encoded by the coding sequence ATGACCGTGACGAGCCCCCAGGCCCTGCCGCTGATCCTCGACGTCGTCGAGGTCGTCGACGTGCACCGCCTCTCCCCGTCGTTCGTGCGCGTCGAGCTGGGGGGCGCCTGCCTGGCCGAGTTCGGCACCGGCGGCCCCCTGCGCGACCAGCGCTTCAAGCTGGTCTTCCCAGGGGACTCCGGCGAGCTCCCGGACTTCTCCGGTGCGACCCAGTCCTGGTTCGCCTCGTGGCTGGACATCCCCGCCGAGAAGCGCGGCCACATGCGCACCTACACGGTACGGGAGGTCCGCGGCAGCGGCCCGGAGACCCGGATCGTGGTCGACATCGTGCTCCACCTCGGTGCCGGCGAGCACGGTCCCGGGGCCGACTGGGCCGCCCGGGCCAAGCCCGGTGACCGCCTGGTGACCCTCGCGCCGCGTGCTGGTCAGGCGTTCGGCGGTGTGGAGTTCGTGCCGGGCGAGGCCACCGAGCTCCTGCTGGTCGGCGACGAGACCGCCGTCCCCGCCATCGCGGGCATCCTGCGCGACCTGCCCGCGGGGATCCGCGGGGCGGCGTTCCTGGAGGTGCCCGTGGCGGCTGACTTCCTCGAGGACGTCATCGCCCCCAGCGGCATCGAGCTGGTGTGGATCGCGCGGGACCAGGCGCCGCACGGCGAGCAGCTGCACGCCGCCGTGCTGGCCCACTTGGGGACCGAGGGGCAGTCCGCCGCCTTCCTGGCCGCCGAGCCCGACGAGATCGACCCGGACTTGTGGGAGACGCCGACCTACTCCTCCTCCGGGGAGACGATCGAGGAGATCGCCGGCGCGGGGGAGGCACCGGTCCTGCCGCACGCCGGCCTCTACGCCTGGATCGCCGGCGAGTCCGGCATGGTCACCGGGCTGCGCCGGGCGCTGGTCCGGGGGCTGGAGATCGACCGCCGCCAGGTGGCGTTCATGGGCTACTGGCGTCGCGGCGTCTCCATGCGCTCCTGA
- a CDS encoding TraR/DksA family transcriptional regulator, whose translation MTPTQATALLEAERDRTLRRLADLTGDFDSIVAASLDTNADDEHDPEGATIAFERSQVDALVGQARRQLKEIEAAEERLAAGTYGVCEVCGARVPDARLEARPTARTCVSCA comes from the coding sequence ATGACCCCGACCCAGGCGACTGCGCTCCTCGAGGCCGAGCGCGACCGGACGCTACGCCGACTGGCCGACCTGACCGGCGACTTCGACTCCATCGTCGCGGCCTCGCTCGACACCAACGCCGACGACGAGCACGACCCGGAAGGCGCCACCATCGCCTTCGAGCGCTCCCAGGTGGACGCGCTGGTCGGGCAGGCGCGACGCCAGCTGAAGGAGATCGAGGCGGCCGAGGAGCGCCTGGCCGCCGGCACGTACGGCGTCTGCGAGGTGTGCGGCGCCCGGGTGCCGGACGCCCGGCTGGAGGCGCGCCCCACCGCGCGGACCTGCGTCAGCTGCGCCTGA